In Pseudonocardia cypriaca, a single genomic region encodes these proteins:
- a CDS encoding HEAT repeat domain-containing protein, translating into MFVPQRVRADPPPVELPRDLRRRLVEAGELTGDELPAEFDQHDRDLLAKAREAHTAETPRPVAELLGDPRHRHVVLLGDPGAGKSSLLRYVALSLAGEAVPGELVALAGHLPVVVELRSYASLGWRTGRWSDGTLLDFLDYLYTQQGLGLPRDALQAYLTGDGRAVVMFDGLDEMFDPAQREDTTQRIVAFARQFPLARIVVTSRVIGYRRQLLDSAGFSLHTLQDLDDGEIAAFVERWYAIAARGDADGARDRTSRLLAALERSPSARDLAGNPMLLTILAVIGRRRELPKERHRVYQHAVEVLTQHWDLNRAVRDTRLDMDYIDEEDKRELLRRIARRMQGGRDGVAGNHIHRDELLTEFQDYLQERYPQPPAQAKVVAKAMLEQFRDRNFILSRFGPGLYGFVHRAFLEYCCADEIVYRFKETRELTAAELVTDVFAQNATDPAWQEVLLLVAGMIHDRFLAMIIDRLLALDETPQARFADDGGGRHWLLALRCLAEARNPARLPEQGQRIVARLIELVSAIRLDGSTVESIDGDPTVVEQAMPALREVGAQLATRAYLDWFGRSPRAYLPGVLYKGAFVRGGTIRAFANLSTEIAAIQFPGDAALRSILERRIVLEYWPADVAAFDSLYRSWTGGAGHESLRRLVVAAERDEIRNAAITALARDPEGVGIRHLITERATVDRDDSVRLTAVECAAGWPDDGTRTLLTDRLALDPASEVRAAALMALAAQWPADVTRGIVEASAASDRQSEVRQAALTALAGTWPDDVSRSLTLVRAGNDPSADVRSHAVELLAQKWPGDTARRMIIERSTADTDDAVRVAALKSLAQTWPDDRTRMLVESGASADLSSDVRTAALESLAEGWPDEQARAVLNDRATTDLSEDVRETALEHALRLWPDEASRVLAVAATTDPNEDIRRIALDALAASWSDEGTRRLLISAVRSDPDNAVRTAAVGTLARVWPDEDTLTLLLDRGAVDAEWTVRQSVVDALGERWRDDRVRAALIERALTDPDNRVRHSALHAAVKGWPDERARSLLTDHAHADENEDNRIGALTTLLFGWPDAATRALLLRSARDDNEDVRAYALCALAERWPDDEVRALVLELAASDPHEDVRFEACADLSSAWPDPTSCELIGRAAVSDPDADVRELCIHALAAGWPDGDTRRLLVRRTSEDDTGNVREAAAKVLVRRWPDAETRTVLTGMLARDAAADVRRAALEAVIRCWPDADSCRLAREVARNDPDADVRERAVEAVFLLSGLGDDGRRLMLELAEVDLDAKVRNLAMAILAWAWPGTDTRELISDRLRDRPDEDIRSGLLDHLAAMWHDDECRELIEIIVGSRNQRSRKEAVEVLAGNWPDATTTELLAERAVSDIDADVRRAALSALVRLRSDRVTRAVVVDRAVFDADEDLREEALQSLLRYWPDDATREILAAQVVFDDDADVRGVAVRALVRGWPNHPETRRALVDSLAVGCTDEQYERDIADAVAQIWPDHETRALLTDLATSSDASATLRAAAARAMAWRWPDTASRDIITSLATADPDERARVGGVQAMARHWPDARTRALLEDSLADPSPDVRTAGTKALSLLWPGDGTAAVLAGAAETEGDDVTGRG; encoded by the coding sequence GTGTTCGTACCGCAGCGGGTTCGCGCCGACCCACCGCCGGTCGAGCTCCCGCGTGACCTGCGGCGCCGCCTCGTGGAGGCCGGGGAGCTGACCGGTGACGAGCTGCCCGCCGAGTTCGACCAGCACGATCGCGATTTGCTCGCGAAAGCCCGGGAGGCCCACACCGCGGAGACGCCTCGGCCCGTCGCGGAGCTGCTGGGCGATCCGCGCCACCGCCACGTGGTGCTCCTCGGTGATCCAGGCGCGGGCAAGTCGTCGCTGCTGCGGTACGTCGCACTATCGCTCGCCGGGGAGGCAGTTCCGGGGGAGCTGGTCGCGCTCGCCGGGCACCTGCCCGTCGTCGTGGAACTGCGCTCCTACGCGAGCCTGGGCTGGCGCACCGGGCGATGGTCCGACGGCACGCTGCTGGACTTCCTCGACTACCTGTACACCCAGCAGGGCCTGGGGTTGCCGCGCGATGCTCTGCAGGCGTACCTGACGGGCGACGGCCGGGCGGTCGTGATGTTCGACGGGCTCGACGAGATGTTCGACCCCGCCCAGCGGGAGGACACGACGCAGCGGATCGTTGCCTTCGCCCGGCAGTTTCCGCTGGCCCGGATCGTCGTGACGTCCCGCGTGATCGGGTACCGGAGGCAGCTGCTCGACAGCGCCGGGTTCAGCCTCCACACGCTGCAGGACCTCGACGACGGTGAGATCGCCGCGTTCGTCGAGCGCTGGTACGCGATCGCGGCGCGTGGCGACGCCGATGGCGCCCGTGACCGGACGTCCCGGCTGCTCGCAGCGCTGGAACGCTCGCCGTCGGCCCGCGATCTCGCCGGGAACCCGATGCTGTTGACGATCCTCGCCGTGATCGGTCGCCGTCGGGAGCTCCCCAAGGAACGGCACCGCGTCTACCAGCACGCCGTGGAGGTGCTGACCCAGCACTGGGACCTCAACCGCGCGGTGCGCGACACCCGGCTCGACATGGACTACATCGACGAGGAAGACAAGCGGGAGCTGTTGCGCCGGATCGCGCGCCGAATGCAGGGTGGTCGGGACGGGGTGGCCGGCAACCACATCCACCGCGACGAGCTGCTCACGGAATTCCAGGACTACCTGCAGGAGCGCTACCCGCAGCCGCCCGCGCAGGCGAAAGTCGTGGCCAAGGCGATGCTCGAACAGTTCCGCGACCGGAACTTCATCCTCTCGCGGTTCGGCCCGGGGCTGTACGGGTTCGTGCACCGCGCCTTCCTGGAGTACTGCTGCGCGGACGAGATCGTGTACCGCTTCAAGGAGACGCGTGAACTCACCGCCGCCGAGCTCGTCACCGACGTTTTCGCGCAGAACGCCACCGATCCGGCGTGGCAGGAAGTCCTCCTGCTCGTCGCTGGCATGATCCACGACCGCTTCCTCGCCATGATCATCGACCGCCTGCTCGCCCTCGACGAGACGCCGCAGGCCAGGTTCGCCGACGACGGCGGGGGCCGCCACTGGTTGCTCGCACTCCGCTGCCTGGCCGAGGCACGCAACCCTGCACGGCTCCCGGAACAAGGGCAGCGCATCGTCGCTCGTCTCATCGAACTGGTGAGTGCGATCCGCCTCGACGGATCCACAGTCGAGAGCATCGACGGCGACCCGACCGTTGTCGAACAGGCGATGCCGGCGCTCCGCGAGGTGGGTGCGCAGCTTGCCACTCGCGCCTACCTCGACTGGTTCGGGCGCTCACCCCGCGCATACTTGCCGGGCGTCCTCTACAAGGGCGCGTTCGTACGTGGGGGAACGATCCGCGCCTTCGCGAACCTCTCCACGGAGATCGCGGCGATCCAGTTTCCCGGCGATGCCGCACTCCGTTCGATCCTCGAGCGGCGCATCGTCCTGGAGTACTGGCCGGCGGACGTCGCAGCCTTCGACAGTCTCTACCGCTCCTGGACGGGAGGCGCCGGGCACGAGTCCTTGCGACGATTGGTCGTCGCTGCGGAACGCGATGAGATCCGGAATGCCGCGATCACCGCGCTCGCCCGGGATCCGGAAGGGGTCGGCATCCGTCACCTCATCACCGAGCGAGCCACCGTCGATCGCGACGACTCCGTCCGCCTGACTGCAGTCGAATGCGCTGCGGGATGGCCGGATGACGGCACGCGGACGCTACTCACCGATCGGCTGGCTCTCGACCCTGCGTCCGAGGTCCGAGCTGCTGCCCTGATGGCGCTGGCCGCCCAATGGCCCGCTGACGTGACGCGGGGCATCGTCGAGGCCAGCGCCGCGAGCGACCGCCAGTCCGAGGTTCGCCAAGCTGCGTTGACCGCGTTGGCCGGCACCTGGCCCGACGACGTCTCGCGGTCCCTCACACTGGTTCGAGCCGGGAACGATCCGAGCGCGGACGTCCGCAGTCACGCGGTCGAACTCCTCGCGCAGAAGTGGCCGGGCGACACCGCGCGACGAATGATCATCGAGAGATCGACAGCCGACACCGACGATGCGGTCCGAGTAGCGGCGCTGAAGTCGCTCGCGCAGACCTGGCCGGACGACCGGACCCGAATGCTCGTCGAGAGCGGCGCGTCTGCCGACCTGAGCTCGGACGTTCGCACCGCCGCCCTCGAATCACTCGCCGAGGGATGGCCGGACGAACAAGCCAGAGCGGTCCTGAACGACCGGGCCACGACCGACCTCTCCGAGGACGTGCGGGAAACCGCGCTCGAACACGCCCTCCGCCTGTGGCCCGACGAAGCCAGCCGCGTTCTTGCGGTCGCCGCCACCACCGACCCGAACGAGGACATCCGGCGCATCGCGCTCGACGCGCTCGCCGCGTCGTGGTCCGACGAGGGCACGCGACGCCTCCTGATCTCCGCAGTGCGCAGCGACCCGGACAACGCGGTTCGCACGGCAGCTGTGGGCACTCTCGCGCGGGTGTGGCCCGACGAGGACACCCTGACGCTGCTGCTCGACCGGGGGGCGGTCGACGCCGAGTGGACCGTGCGTCAATCTGTTGTCGACGCGCTGGGCGAACGGTGGCGAGATGACCGCGTGCGTGCTGCCCTGATCGAGCGGGCACTCACTGATCCCGACAACCGGGTCCGCCACTCAGCCCTCCATGCCGCCGTCAAGGGCTGGCCCGACGAGCGGGCCCGGTCCCTGCTCACCGACCACGCCCACGCCGACGAGAACGAGGACAACCGCATCGGTGCGCTGACCACACTGCTGTTCGGATGGCCGGACGCCGCGACCAGAGCGCTGCTCCTGCGGTCAGCGCGCGACGACAACGAGGACGTCCGTGCCTACGCCCTGTGTGCCCTGGCCGAGCGGTGGCCTGACGACGAGGTCCGGGCGCTCGTTCTCGAACTGGCCGCGAGCGATCCGCATGAGGATGTCCGTTTCGAGGCCTGTGCAGACCTCTCCTCTGCCTGGCCGGACCCCACGAGCTGTGAGCTGATCGGCCGAGCCGCCGTGAGCGACCCCGACGCGGACGTGCGTGAGCTCTGCATCCACGCATTGGCCGCCGGATGGCCCGACGGGGACACACGGCGTCTGCTCGTTCGCCGGACCAGTGAGGACGACACAGGGAACGTCCGCGAAGCGGCTGCAAAGGTGTTGGTGCGCCGGTGGCCCGACGCCGAGACGCGGACCGTACTGACCGGCATGCTCGCCCGGGACGCGGCCGCCGACGTTCGCCGGGCGGCTTTGGAGGCCGTGATCCGGTGCTGGCCGGATGCCGACAGCTGTCGCCTCGCCCGCGAGGTCGCCCGGAACGACCCCGACGCGGACGTCCGCGAACGGGCCGTCGAAGCGGTGTTCCTGCTGTCCGGTCTCGGAGACGACGGACGCCGGCTCATGCTCGAGCTCGCCGAAGTCGATCTCGACGCCAAGGTCCGCAACCTCGCCATGGCGATACTCGCGTGGGCGTGGCCGGGAACGGACACCCGAGAACTCATCAGCGACCGCCTGCGGGACCGGCCGGACGAGGACATCCGGTCCGGCCTGCTCGACCACCTCGCCGCGATGTGGCACGACGACGAATGCCGCGAGCTCATCGAGATCATCGTCGGGAGCCGCAACCAGCGTTCTCGGAAGGAAGCGGTCGAGGTGCTGGCCGGGAACTGGCCGGATGCGACAACCACTGAGCTGCTGGCCGAGCGCGCCGTCTCCGATATCGACGCCGATGTCCGGCGAGCGGCGCTGAGCGCACTCGTCCGGCTGCGGTCCGACCGCGTGACCCGGGCCGTCGTCGTCGACCGCGCCGTCTTCGACGCCGATGAGGACCTGCGTGAAGAGGCACTGCAGAGTCTCCTCCGCTACTGGCCCGACGATGCGACGCGAGAGATCTTGGCGGCGCAGGTCGTGTTCGACGATGATGCAGATGTGCGCGGGGTCGCCGTCCGCGCCCTGGTCAGGGGATGGCCGAACCACCCCGAGACGCGGCGCGCCCTCGTGGACTCACTCGCCGTGGGCTGTACCGACGAGCAGTACGAGCGCGACATCGCGGACGCGGTCGCACAGATCTGGCCTGATCACGAGACCCGGGCCTTACTGACCGATCTCGCGACCAGCTCCGATGCGAGCGCAACTCTCCGCGCAGCGGCGGCACGAGCAATGGCGTGGCGGTGGCCCGACACCGCGAGCCGCGACATCATCACGTCTCTTGCCACCGCCGATCCCGACGAGCGTGCACGGGTCGGTGGAGTGCAGGCGATGGCCCGACACTGGCCAGATGCTCGCACGCGCGCACTGCTCGAGGACAGTCTCGCCGACCCCAGTCCGGATGTGCGAACGGCCGGTACCAAAGCCTTGTCGCTCCTGTGGCCCGGCGACGGCACCGCCGCGGTGCTGGCCGGGGCTGCCGAGACCGAAGGCGACGACGTCACCGGACGCGGGTGA
- a CDS encoding DHA2 family efflux MFS transporter permease subunit: protein MAHRRTWVLALAAVASLMTALDALVVSASLTTIQADLGATAEQLEWTVNGYNLVMAVLLMPAAALGDRYGRRRMFAAGIALFTVASAACAAAPDVVVLVLARALQGAGAAFVSALAMTLVSAAYPPERRGSAIGLLQGGSGIAVLAGPGLGGAITHAIGWEFVFWLNVPIGLAVLPLILLKCNESRGADTALDVRGLVLVVAAVLGLVWALARGNAVGWTSAEVLCAFAVGGAALVAFVAWERRAAEPMFPMRLLRCPGFVAGNVATIGLFASIFGGLFFYAQLLQTGLGLTPLQAGLGLVPWTSTLIVLGPLAGRLADRIGNRPLIVAGLLTIAAGIAWTVLVARPGMPYAELVVPFLVTSIGGSMSLAPTANAVLGAVAAGDIGKASGVNAMLRELGGVLGLAVFVAVFTGTGSYASPAAFVDGFGPAMGTCAAFVALSAAAVALRRRRPNTSVTTVAAEPAVP from the coding sequence ATGGCGCACCGCAGGACGTGGGTGCTGGCGCTGGCCGCCGTCGCATCCTTGATGACCGCCCTGGACGCGCTCGTCGTGTCCGCCTCGCTCACCACAATCCAGGCCGATCTCGGCGCCACTGCCGAGCAGCTGGAGTGGACCGTCAACGGCTACAACCTCGTGATGGCCGTGCTGCTGATGCCTGCGGCCGCCTTGGGCGACCGGTACGGGCGGCGCCGCATGTTCGCGGCCGGGATCGCCCTGTTCACCGTTGCGTCGGCCGCGTGCGCTGCGGCGCCGGACGTCGTCGTCCTCGTCCTCGCCAGGGCCCTGCAGGGCGCGGGCGCCGCGTTCGTCAGCGCCCTCGCAATGACGCTGGTGAGCGCCGCCTACCCGCCGGAGCGGCGGGGCAGCGCGATCGGGTTGCTGCAGGGCGGCTCCGGCATCGCCGTGCTGGCCGGGCCCGGCCTCGGTGGCGCGATCACCCACGCCATCGGCTGGGAGTTCGTCTTCTGGCTCAACGTCCCGATCGGCCTCGCCGTGCTGCCCCTGATCCTCCTGAAGTGCAACGAGAGCCGCGGCGCCGACACCGCGCTGGACGTGCGCGGGCTGGTCCTCGTCGTCGCTGCCGTGCTCGGCCTCGTCTGGGCGCTCGCCCGCGGCAACGCGGTCGGCTGGACGAGCGCGGAAGTGCTCTGCGCGTTCGCGGTGGGCGGTGCAGCGCTGGTGGCGTTCGTCGCGTGGGAGCGGCGGGCGGCCGAGCCGATGTTCCCGATGCGGCTGCTGCGCTGCCCCGGGTTCGTCGCGGGCAACGTCGCCACGATCGGGCTCTTCGCGTCGATCTTCGGCGGGCTCTTCTTCTACGCGCAGCTGCTGCAGACCGGCCTCGGTCTCACCCCGCTGCAGGCCGGGCTCGGCCTCGTGCCGTGGACGTCGACGCTGATCGTGCTGGGTCCGCTCGCCGGACGGCTCGCCGACCGCATCGGGAACCGGCCCTTGATCGTCGCCGGGCTGCTGACCATCGCGGCGGGGATCGCCTGGACGGTGCTGGTGGCGCGCCCGGGGATGCCCTACGCCGAGCTCGTCGTCCCGTTCCTGGTGACGAGCATCGGTGGGTCGATGTCGCTGGCCCCCACCGCCAACGCCGTGCTCGGCGCCGTCGCGGCCGGCGACATCGGCAAGGCGTCGGGCGTCAACGCGATGCTGCGCGAGCTGGGCGGCGTGCTCGGGCTGGCGGTGTTCGTGGCCGTCTTCACCGGCACCGGCAGCTACGCCTCCCCCGCGGCGTTCGTCGACGGCTTCGGCCCGGCCATGGGCACCTGCGCGGCCTTCGTCGCCCTGAGCGCGGCGGCCGTGGCGCTGCGGCGGCGGCGACCGAACACGAGCGTGACCACGGTTGCCGCCGAACCCGCCGTGCCGTAG